Part of the Faecalibacterium duncaniae genome, ACTGACAGATTTGCTTCGCAAAAACCAGACAATAGACTGGCAAAAGAAAGAGAGCGCAAGAGCTGGAATGCGCCGCCTGGTCAAAAGGTTGCTGAAAAAACACAAATATCCGCCAGAGGGTATGGATGATGCTGTCCAGACTGTCATGAGCCAGTGTGAGATGTGGACGGACAATGTAATGACCGCTTAACTCCCCTACGAGAAAGGAGTAGATCATGGGCAATTCAGTCATGTTGAATGGCATCGAATATGCCGGAGAACAGATTGCCTACAAAGACAGCACCTATGAGCTTGTGTCAAAGGTCGCTTACCTGATCGGCGTCCCGCTTCGTATTTTCCAAAATGAACACGAGCCGCCGAAGATAGAGATATACAACCGGCTTGAACAGGATAAAAATGCCCGTATCATTCGTAATCTATGTATCATCCGCACCGCCATTGAGCGCAATTACCGGAAAATAAATGACATCATGCGGATGGAATACCGTGGGCTTCTTTCGATGCCGGAGATCCTTCCAACATCCAGTATGCAGCAGCTTTCAAATGACGGAATCAGCTTTATCAAAAAGTCGAGTACAAAGCTATGCCACCACATTATCGAGATCAACCGGCTGATTTCAGACCGCATTAACAACTGCAAAAGCCTCTTTCCAATCTGGATTAACTGGACGTACATAAAAGAGCTGTTCATTATGCCAAACGGCTTGACAGAGGACGGAACGAAAGATGCTGCGGACATCTATTACGCAAGTCTCTCTTACTACCCCTATCAAATGTACATCAACTGGGTACCGATGGACGAGGGTAATGTCCTCTATAATGACAAGAAGTTTGCTACCCTGCTTTATCAATGGCATTGCGACGCCTTCACGGAATACAGTAAAGTCTCCGATGCAGGGGCTTTTGTAAAAAACAATATCTACGACTTCATTGATGACAGCGAGAAGACCGTATTGGTGGTGGACTGCGAAAACTCCGACCCGTACAAGCTGTGTGCCACGCTCAAAAATCTTGATTATGAGGTCATGCAGAAAATTACGGCGATCATTCTCTTTGATGACGTACATACCGCTACGGCATGGCGGATTCTTGAAAACTACACCCGCATCCCCGTTGAGCATATCATGATTGAGCGGATCAAGCAGAACAAATCACTGGTAGACATCAAGCTCACCGCAAGAGCCTGTCAGGAACACTACCAGAAGCAAGTGGATTCCTTCGTCATCGTCTCAAGCGATTCCGACTACTGGGGGCTTATCTCTTCCTTGCCGGACGCCAGATTCCTTGTCATGATTGAGCGGGAAAAATGCGGACCGGATATGAAGGCGGCACTCGCAGAATCCGGGATATTCTACTGCTATCTGGATGACTTCTACTCTGGCAACAGCGAGGACATCAAGAAAAACGCACTATTCAAGGAGATGTACCGCTGGATTGACAACTCCGTTCACCTGAACGTCAACGATATGTTTGACGCTGCTCTGCGAAACACGAGGATCGAAATGTCTCCCGCAGAGCGGCGGCAGTTCTATGAGAAGCACATCAGACACATGACGCTGACCATCGACGAGAACGGAAACGTCAGCATTGAACTGAAACGCGGATAGCATAGGTTTCTATTCCGGGAGGAATGTGGATGGACAACAGATTCTATTTTGGATTCAATATATCGGAGGAACGGAAAAAGCGCAGAAAAGCAGAGCTGTACTCCATGAGTGAGCAAGTCAGCACCTTCTTTTGGGATGAAGCCCCGCAGCATGGTTTGGAAATGCGTGAGGGACAGCAGGATATGTCCTTTGAGATTGTGGACGCCCTCATAAACGATCAGCATTTTGCGATTGAAGCTGGCGTGGGCATTGGAAAGTCCTTTGGCTATCTTGTGCCGGTGCTGCTGTACAGCAAACGCATGAACAAGCCGGTTATCATCGC contains:
- a CDS encoding NYN domain-containing protein, whose product is MGNSVMLNGIEYAGEQIAYKDSTYELVSKVAYLIGVPLRIFQNEHEPPKIEIYNRLEQDKNARIIRNLCIIRTAIERNYRKINDIMRMEYRGLLSMPEILPTSSMQQLSNDGISFIKKSSTKLCHHIIEINRLISDRINNCKSLFPIWINWTYIKELFIMPNGLTEDGTKDAADIYYASLSYYPYQMYINWVPMDEGNVLYNDKKFATLLYQWHCDAFTEYSKVSDAGAFVKNNIYDFIDDSEKTVLVVDCENSDPYKLCATLKNLDYEVMQKITAIILFDDVHTATAWRILENYTRIPVEHIMIERIKQNKSLVDIKLTARACQEHYQKQVDSFVIVSSDSDYWGLISSLPDARFLVMIEREKCGPDMKAALAESGIFYCYLDDFYSGNSEDIKKNALFKEMYRWIDNSVHLNVNDMFDAALRNTRIEMSPAERRQFYEKHIRHMTLTIDENGNVSIELKRG